In the genome of Lactuca sativa cultivar Salinas chromosome 3, Lsat_Salinas_v11, whole genome shotgun sequence, the window tgtgagggttagattgtagaagggtggatctatggattggagcccctgcatggctcgaaaagcctatgtatggattgagaactgaagagactcggcgagtcacatgggtgtactcgacgagttgtatgaacatgtgcatggactcgacgagtctgttgaagattgccttggactcagcgagtctgttcttggacttggcgagtcgggtcgtagaaccccaacctcttttggttaaagctttggattagtgagtcggttggcgacttagtgagttggacaggatggaatTCCGAGAtcgttcaactcgacgagtcttggggcgattcggcaagttgagtcgtgtTGTGGGAGTTTCCTgagtataggaactcgacgagtcgacgggttgactcggcgagtagagtcaaccaggaaggttgactttgactgaggactttgactttgaccaagagttgaccagtttgatttcctagggtattttggtatttatggaattggttctttggtagtgttctgtggtggAGTTTGTGTCGGTGgacggagcagcttggtcttatctcgtcattcggcaattgcaggtgagttatccttactatatcgaCAGAGTCTATggtaccaaggccggccctttatcggatggaaatccgggtattgttgttatgttattgctctgctagatctgcatcctggtatttaggatggtgttgtgttagtgacttggttaaggtcggtacccggtatttagggtaatgttatgttagtgacctggttaaggtcgatacccggtatatagggtaatgttatgctagtaaccggttaggtcggaatcttggttaggatgttgatatgctatgtgatttgttagactgtttgtctggttaaggatttgttatgtgattaattgttgtatgtgcacatggttgtttgacggaggttgggttgaggcgggtcttgctttgtgctgtaggccaacatacccacggcggaccggatattccgaaggcctagcgagcggtccggataggctgaaggccccaggaaggtggaccagacgtgccgaggctcggagagtggactaggccgactgaaggcccggtgtgggctaaccagtcatactgtagactcagagggtggactgggtggattgaaggcccggtgcgggcggaccaatcacactgtagactcgatgtacatagctagactcggagggtggaccaggtggactgaaggcccggtgtgggcgaactagtcacacagtagacccgatgtgcatggatgttctatttgtgatatgttatgagtatgtttatgtgtggttggtattttgggggtaactcactaagctttcgggcttacagttcagtgtattgtttcaggtacttcaagagaTCGTGACAAGGTGAagacatgatcgtaccgctcctcatgttttatgatttatgtgatatggttctcggagatactctgatgtttaaattattttgaaaacaagatgtatgaacttaatggtttttgaatgagataaaatgttttaatttggctcaaattttatgggtgttacatcgtcgagtccatgcgtgtccaaatgttgggaaaaccctaactgactcgtcgagttgtctcactgactcgccgagtccatgcagaaacccACCATggccaatcttcatccgactcgttgagttgaccatgcaactcgtcgagtcccttcagtccatttctcatttagacgattttaagctaccccaaagctccaaattgcAAATCTAACCTCTTAGGGGatggtttccacgtaaagttgcaaacttcacatacatgcatggtcctaaatgccaaaaccaagctaagggaaATGTTTAACCCAAAGAGAAAGGCCAAAGCTTGCTAAATCTGGTAACTTTATGACTATAGGGACTTAGAGGAGTctagatctaaagttacaacttcatatcATGCCCAATACCCGAAATAACCCACAACCAACTAGAAAATGGTCCTAAACCTttacatgaagagatctagctaaAGATAAGTCAAGTTaatgacttgttaccttcaaagtgatgccaagatgaagtagagtcaGATCCATAAGCTTATCTTTGCTCGaagctccttagacttcaagcctTCTTCACAAAATCCACATTCCAAGCTTCTTTACACACAAAATTGGAGAGTAGGCGAGATTGGGGTTTTCTGAGCTTAAGAGGGACagtaagggaggctaatgaccctttaaatagggtgcaaaaccctagaaAGTAGAGTTtcattttccagctcctactcatcgagttggggtcctccaactcgtcgagtagacccctTAAATGCACGTGGTCTGAATCGTTTCTACACGATGAGTtcagttggggcatccaactcgtcgagtaggtataAGAGCATGActataaactttaaattttatacTTGGGAGTCGAGATGTTATAATTAcaagagagggtgttggagaggtggagggtCAGAATGGAGTgagtttggggaagttaaggagcttaaatatggATCAAACCACAAAAATAAGGTTTGGGAACTAAtcgcgtatgcccaacgtactcattttaCGTCCAGCGTACTCAGGTATACttagtacgcacaacgtactcagTTTACACCCAACATACACAGCTGACCCAAAAATCATCCTAACttcaaatggtcataacttcttcgttccaattctgttttcgatgttctttatatccacataaatgtattgaagagctctacaatattatctaaatatcttaGACTAAAAACTTgtcgaacaaaaatccatatttcatggaaGAACACTGCCTATGACTTTTCCCTTTCTACCATTTGGCCCAAAACTCAATTCAAGGGTTAAATTTATTAACCAACATTACCTCCTTCAACAAGGACTAAAATTTGCCTACTTAAGGCCCAAAGCCTTACACAATCAACTTCCGGCCCACAACCCAGAAATGGAaggaaataggatgttacaaaaTATTTGGAAAATAACCTTAATATTTCACAGGTATAATTTGGGGGCAATTGTTAGGGGCAAGATCCTGGAGTCATATTCAACATCGTTAATATTCTTGAAGTCTAGGGATCCTTAAACATATCTCAAGATCCTAATTATTATCACTAATATTTCCTAACACTTATAACGAGTATATTCTTCTTTGTATTTCTCACATGTACAAAATTAGTCAACTCAAGACTCATTCTCAACTGAGAATCACTTCAAGCAAGCTTAAAACCCGAGAGTACCAAGTCAAACAACGTGCAAATACTTGTTCATGGGGGATCCCGAAAATTTCGGACTTCTTGTTAATTAGCTTAGACTATAAATAACACATGTAAATCGCACACTACACACACAATTAGCTCTACCATTACACTTGTACCCGTATTGTCTTCATCATCTCTGTAATCCAGATTAAAATCAATAAAAAGCaacaaggcaggtgatcattatcacctcccaatgttttatgtcggagatcctaaAAAGGATCAATGACTTTCATTGTAACTCATTTGTTCTACTTTGATCACTATTTTACACTTGTATCACACCAACATCACAACCTTTCATATAATTTGGTTGAATTATACTTAaccgatttttgaccaaaatatatatatatatatatatatatatatatatatatatatatataaattaattttagttttaaatagaAAAATGTTGTGCCAAAAGTGTCAAACCACCCTCCTGACAATCTTTTAAAGAGACGTGACGAGTGTGACGTGATGGTGATGTGATAGACAAAAATACGCGACAAAACTGACACCTTCATCTAGCTAATGGGTATACATGCATTGTATATAGgtagcatgttttataacatgtaaACAACATCCTTCTTGTGTTATGGTATGTTAAGGTGAAATGGAGTGAAAAAACTTGTTAATCCATCGACAATCCATAATGAACATCTCTTTCTTTTatattattgttatattaaagAATTGGAAGTATTTTTGGATGGTAGAGTGATCAATATTTTCTAAGGTAAGTGGTTATGAAGTAGTGATAACTTGACATTTTAAAACAAAATCTACACTACAATGTCATTTTTCCTATAAATAAATGCACGAGACTTTGACAAAAATCGAAGGCCATTACTAACATTGATTTCATTCTCAACAACAAAACGTGTGACATAAATCTAACGTTTTCATCAGTGTAAAACTTTTTTGATAGATTTAATTTGTTAAAAAACCATTCTATAAAGCAAACGGATCCTAAGTTGAATTAATATAACTTTCAAACTTTGCATGTCTAAAAGAATAAAATTGAAGGTTTTTAAAAAGTGTTTCCTTAACTATAAATAAATGCATGAAACCGTTCGTGTATCAGATCCCAATTCCCAAAACGCAACATAACGGCTGGATCTTCCTGCACCCGCTATGCTCGCTGTTTCCTCACGTGCTTCCCCCGTGGCTTTTTGCTATTTATAATCCCAAATGCACCCACTAACTAAATTATCAATTTTTTTACAATAAATTTATCATCAAAAGTTTaagaatatataaataagatgaCCACTATGATATACTCTCCTTAGTCCTAATTGTATGCTTAAGTAAGATTTTATGAGGCATTAGTGtattaacataatcataataattatCTAATCACTAATGAGATAATAAATGTAAATTGTGGGACTAGAcaaaaggaaaaagaaataaTTTGACAATAAGAATATTAATTGTACCAAAATGTTTTTATCATACTATATTCAAAGGAAATCATAATGATAATTATGACTTACGACTTATGAGAGTGAAATATAGCATTATTAAAGATTTTTAGAGTTAAACACACACATGATAAAAATGGAAGGTCCAGTAAATAAAATgggttatttttttaaaatatttgtaATGTTTACTTAACAGGTGAATGGTCACATTTTGATTGACCTAATTTGATtatgtaattaaattaaatttaatcGCATAATGAAAATGTTAGTGCTAATAATATGGGATGAACAAGATATTAAACTATTCTATATTAACTTTTTACTAAAagaatatataatttaatttattataataaaaagtgGATGGAAatgaaatttgtgtttttagaaAGAATGCAAAAAGTTTAAGAGATCATGGAAATATTATTTTGATCAATACAACAAAAAAACCATAGCACAACGGTCACATGTACAGTCATTTCCACATGAACCCTTGTACTTTACTAATCTGTCATTTACTTCTCTTCTCCCCTTCTTAAACCCTTCACACAATTTCTCTCTCATTCAGAATTCCCCCAATCTTTCTTTTATCTAAAACCAATTCATTGTCTCGATTTCGATTTCAGTTTCATCTGTGCTATTCGATTTGTTAAATCTTGAAAATATGGCTAATCGAAAGATAATGGTGGAGGTTTGTAATGCAAAAAATTTGATGCCTAAAGATGGACAGGGGACTGCGAGTGCTTACGTAATCGTCGATTTCGATGGTCAGCGGCGACGGACGAAGACGATTTCCAGAGATCTGAACCCTCAGTGGGATGAAAAGGTTGAGTTTCTTGTTCATGATATTGCGTCCATGGCGACGGAGATTCTTGAGCTTAATGTTTACAATGATAATAAAAAAACCGGTAAGAGGAGCACTTTCCTCGGAAAAGTGAAAATCGCTGGAGGTACTTTTCCCAAGTGTGGGTCGGAGGCTTTGGTTTATTATCCTTTGGAGAAGAGGAGTGTTTTCTCGCAGATTAAAGGTGAAATCGGGCTTAAGATTTGTTATGTAGACGAAGAACCTCCAGCAGCTCCAGCGGCGGAAGAGCAAAAGCCTGAGGCGGCTGAAACACCGCCAGCAGCGACAGAGGAAAAGCCGCCGGAAGAGAAGAAAACAGAGGAGGAGACAAAAGCCGAAGAAAAACCAGCGGATGAAGGAGAAAAGAAAGAGGAAAAGCCGCCAGAGGATCAGAAAAAAGAAGAAGCTCCACCGGCGGCTCCCGCTACCCCATCCACTGATGCAGCGGCAGCTGCAACGCCACCTGCGCCACCTCCTCCTGTGGAGAATGCTGTAGCTCAGTCGCCTAAACCAAAACAGACTGAACAGAGCCTTCAGTTGGCCAGAAAACCGTCAAATATGAACTCTGATGCGGTTTCGCTTTCCAATCATCACCGTGGAAGCACCGCCTTCGATCTCGTTGATCGGATGCCATTTCTCTACGTTAGGGTTGTAAAAGCAAAACGAGCGGAAAAGGATTCCGACGACTCAACGATGTACTATGCGAAGCTAGCGATCGGAACTCACAGTATCAACATCAAAGCACAAGGTACAAGCAAAGATTGGGATCAGGTTTTTGCATTTGACAAAGAAGGTCTGAACTCAACCTCTCTAGAAGTTTCTGTATTCGATCAGAAGAAGAAAGTAGTGGAAGAAGGCAAAGAAGAAATCTTGGAGAGTTGTTTGGGAACGGTGACGTTTGATTTGCCGGAAGTACCAAAAAGAGTGCCACCAGACAGTCCTTTAGCTCCACAATGGTACACTCTCGACGGCTCACCGGAGAATTCTCCGGCAACTGATATCATGCTCGCCGTCTGGTTAGGGACACAAGCCGACGAGGCGTTTCAGGAGGCATGGCAATCGGATTCCGGCGGGTTGATTCCGGAAACCCGAGCCAAAGTCTACCTCTCTCCGAAGCTGTGGTATTTGAGATTAACGGTCATCCAAACCCAAGACTTGCAGCTAGGCTCGGGACCCGAGCCTAAAATAAAAAATCCGGAATTGTTTGTAAAAGGTCAACTCGGGCCACAGCTGTTTAAAACGAATCGGACAACGGTCGGGTCCTCCAGCACTTCGTCAAATCCTACGTGGAATGAAGATTTGGTTTTCGTCGCAGCCGAGCCGTTTGAGCCGTTTTTGGTGATCACAGTGGAAGATGCATCCAACGGTCAAACTGTTGGACATGCGAAGGTGCAGGTAGCTAGCATAGACAAGCGCACAGACGACCAGTCAACGCTTGGGTCAAGATGGTTCAATTTAGTTGGAGATGAAAGTAGGCCCTACGCAGGTAGAATTCATGTTGGAGTTTGTTTGGAAGGTGGTTATCACGTGCTTGACGAGGCAGCTCACGTGACCAGTGATGTCCGGCCCACCGCAAAACAGCTATCGAAACCACCAATCGGGTTGCTCGAGGTCGGAATCCGTGGGGCCACCAATTTGCTTCCGGTGAAAACAAAAGACGGTACACGTGGCACTACAGATTCCTACGTGGTTGCCAAATACGGACCCAAGTGGGTCCGCACCCGTACAATCCTTGATCGATTTAATCCACGGTGGAACGAGCAGTACACATGGGATGTATACGACCCATGCACTGTGCTGACGATCGGTGTGTTTGACAACGGGAGGTATCAAAAAGGTGAAGGAGACGACAAACCTAGTAAAGATGTACGACTCGGAAAGCTTAGGGTACGACTCTCGACTCTCGACACGAATCGTGTGTACGTGGGTTCATATTCGCTTATCGTGCTCCTCCCTGGTGGCGCCAAGAAAATGGGTGAGATCGAGATTGCAGTGAGATTCTCGTGTTCTTCGTGGATTAGTCTACTCCAAGCTTACTCGACTCCAATGCTTCCGCGGATGCACTATGTACGCCCATTGGGGCCTATGCAGCAAGATATGTTGAGGCATAATGCTATGAAGATTGTGATTGCAAGGCTGGCTCGATCTGAGCCAGCCTTGGGTCAAGAAGTAGTCCAGTTTATGTTGGATTCGGATACTCACACTTGGAGTATGA includes:
- the LOC111877102 gene encoding FT-interacting protein 7; translation: MANRKIMVEVCNAKNLMPKDGQGTASAYVIVDFDGQRRRTKTISRDLNPQWDEKVEFLVHDIASMATEILELNVYNDNKKTGKRSTFLGKVKIAGGTFPKCGSEALVYYPLEKRSVFSQIKGEIGLKICYVDEEPPAAPAAEEQKPEAAETPPAATEEKPPEEKKTEEETKAEEKPADEGEKKEEKPPEDQKKEEAPPAAPATPSTDAAAAATPPAPPPPVENAVAQSPKPKQTEQSLQLARKPSNMNSDAVSLSNHHRGSTAFDLVDRMPFLYVRVVKAKRAEKDSDDSTMYYAKLAIGTHSINIKAQGTSKDWDQVFAFDKEGLNSTSLEVSVFDQKKKVVEEGKEEILESCLGTVTFDLPEVPKRVPPDSPLAPQWYTLDGSPENSPATDIMLAVWLGTQADEAFQEAWQSDSGGLIPETRAKVYLSPKLWYLRLTVIQTQDLQLGSGPEPKIKNPELFVKGQLGPQLFKTNRTTVGSSSTSSNPTWNEDLVFVAAEPFEPFLVITVEDASNGQTVGHAKVQVASIDKRTDDQSTLGSRWFNLVGDESRPYAGRIHVGVCLEGGYHVLDEAAHVTSDVRPTAKQLSKPPIGLLEVGIRGATNLLPVKTKDGTRGTTDSYVVAKYGPKWVRTRTILDRFNPRWNEQYTWDVYDPCTVLTIGVFDNGRYQKGEGDDKPSKDVRLGKLRVRLSTLDTNRVYVGSYSLIVLLPGGAKKMGEIEIAVRFSCSSWISLLQAYSTPMLPRMHYVRPLGPMQQDMLRHNAMKIVIARLARSEPALGQEVVQFMLDSDTHTWSMRRSKSNWFRIVGCLSKAATLARWLESIRTWVHPPTTVLVHVLLMAIVLCPHLILPTVCLYAFLIISLRYRYRTRVPVTMDPRLSQVDSVGPEELDEEFDGFPSLKSADQIRIRYDRLRALAGRAQTLLGDVAAQGERLEALCSWRDPRATGIFVVVCLLASMVFYVVPFKAFLLGWGFFYMRHPRFRGDMPSLPVNFFRRLPPLSDQIL